The DNA region TGCTCGCCGTCCACAAAGCGGATGGTGCCGGACTTCGACCGCATCACGATGGACTGGGTGAGAACCTTGTCCTTGGAGTACCGCACGCCCTTCAGGAGGTCGCCGTCGGTGATGCCGGTGGCTGCGAAATAGCAGTTGTCGCTGGAGACTAGGTCATTAGTGGACAGCACGCGGTCAAGGTCGTGGCCGGCGTCGATGGCCTTCTGCTTCTCATCATCGCTTGTGGGCCACAGGCGCCCCTGGATCACGCCGCCGAGGGACTTGATGGCGCAGGCCGCCACGATGCCCTCGGGGGTGCCGCCGATACCCATCAGGGCATCAACGCCGGTTCCGGAGCGGGCGGCCGCGATGGCGCCGGCGACGTCGCCGTCCATGATGAATTTCGTGCGGGCTCCCGCTTCGCGGATCTCTTCCACCAACGGACGGTGACGGTCACGGTCAAGGATCATGACGTTGAGCTGGTTGACCTTGACGCCCTTGGCCTTCGCGATAAGGTGCAGGTTCTGCTTCACGGGGAGGCGGAGGTCAACCATGTCAGCAGCTTCGGGGCCGGTGACGAGCTTCTCCATATAGAACACGGCGGAGGGATCGAACATGGAGCCGCGCTCCGCCACTGCCAGGACTGCGAGGGCGTTGTTGATGCCAAGGGCCGTCAGGCGGGTTCCGTCGATCGGGTCCACGGCGACGTCGCACTCGGGGCCGGTGCCGTCGCCAACGTGTTCGCCGTTGAACAGCATGGGGGCTTCGTCTTTTTCGCCTTCGCCGATAACTACAACGCCGTTGAAGTGGACTGTGTGAAGGAAGGAGCGCATGGCGTCAACGGCAGCACCGTCAGCCTTGTTCTTGTCGCCGAAGCCAACCCAGTGGCCGCCCGCGATGGCCGCGGCCTCGGTAACGCGGACGAGTTCCAATGCAAGGTTGCGGTCCGGCTCATCGATGCCCACAGCCAGGGACGGGGAGAGCGTGGAGTACTTCTGGGTCATGGACGCTGGTGACACGTGAACCTCTTCTTCGAGTGGCGATCATTGAGCCCGCTCCGCCGGATTCAGCAGACGCGGTGATTCCTCTGGTACTGATCATAGTCGGCGCGGCCATCCGGTGGCGGGCGTGACGCCATCACGCAATATGACAGCCCGGAACGTGGCCCCGCTCCGAATGTGAGTTGAGCCCCTGCATGGGCGACTATAGAGGGGTGAGTGAAATGCAGGAAAAGCCCAGCCCCCGGACAGATCCCTCCGATTCCGGACGCGATGCTGAGGCCACGCCGGCGGAGGGTGAACTGCCCGTCCGGCCCGTTATCCCGGCGGCAGCTGCGAAGCGCGCCAACGCATCGGTGATGGGCATGATCATTGCGCTGGTGGTGTGTATCGCCGCTTTCCTGCCCATCGTCCTGATGAACCCCTCCCCCAAGAGCGACGGTTTCCGCCCGGACATCGACGTGAGCGCCGTTGCCCGGAACGCCGCTGATGTGGCGGGATTCACACCCGTCGCACCGGAAACCGGAAACACATTCACCTCCAACTACGCCAGATGGGAGTCCGGCAGCGGAAGCGGCGTCCCCACGTGGGAGGTGGGATACCTGACGCCCAAACAGTCCTTCATCGGGCTAGTCCAGACCCGCCAGGCCAATCCCACCTGGCTCCTCCAGCAGACCCGGAGCGCCCCTGTCACCGGATCCCGGACTGTTGGCGGCCAGGAATGGGAGCTCCGCGACGCCGGCAAGGGTGAGAAGAGCATGGTGCTGGACTACCGCGGCACCACCGTTGTCCTGACCGGGACCGCGCAGCTGGACGAGTTCGCCGTGCTTGCGGACGCCGTCGTGAAGTCCCTGGAAAGTAACCCCGCCGTCACGGTTTCACCCTCGGCGGCCCCCGCATCGTAAGGTAGGGCCGTGGCAACCTATCTGACTCCGGCCCTGGCCTGGCGGCGACTCCGCGAAGGCAACGAACGCTTCGTTAGCGGCGGTTCCTCCCACCCCAACCAGGACGCCTCCCGGCGGTCGTCGCTGGTGGAGAACCAGCATCCGTTCGCCGTGATCTTCGGCTGCTCCGATTCCCGGCTGGCAGCAGAGATCATCTTTGACCTTGGCCTGGGTGACGCCTTCGTGGTGCGCACCGCCGGCCAGGTGATTGACGACGCCGTGCTCGGCTCGCTGGAGTACAGCGTCGGCGTGCTCGGCGTGCCGCTGATCGCCGTCCTGGGGCATGACAGCTGCGGCGCCGTCAGCGCCACCAAGAACGCCGTGGACACCGGGGAGATGCCGGTGGGCTTCATCCGCGACCTGGTGGAACGCATCACGCCTTCCGTCCTGACCTCCATGCGCAATGACCAGCACGAGGTCAATGACATGGTGGTGGAGCACGTGAAGCAGACGTCCCAGCGCATGGTGGACAGTTCGCGTGTGATTTCCGCCGCAATTGAAAAGGGCCGTGTCGCGGTGATCGGCCTGTCCTACAGCCTCGCTGAGGGCCGCGCGAACGTTGTTTCCGGGATCGGCGAGCTCTGAGCGCCCGCTGAAACGCAGCCCGTCGCATGCGGTTCACGGTTTTCGGTGCGGCCGCTGTGCGTCCTAAGCTAGCCCCATGACTTCCACTGAAGAATTCCGCATTGAACACGACACGATGGGCGAAGTCCGCGTCCCCGTGAACGCCCTGTACCGTGCACAGACGCAGCGTGCAGTTGAAAACTTCCCCATCTCCGGCAAGACCTTGGAACGCGCCCACATCGAAGCCCTCGCCCGGGTTAAGAAGGCAGCCGCCCAGGCCAACGCAGAACTTGGAGTGCTCGACGGCGAGCTGGCCAAGGCGATTGCAGAGGCCGCCGATGAGGTAGCTGCAGGCAAGTACGACGGCGATTTCCCCATCGACGTCTTCCAGACCGGCTCCGGCACGTCGTCGAACATGAACACGAACGAGGTCATCGCCGAATTGGCCACGCGCGCCCTCAAGGCCGCCGGCAGCGACAAAGTTGTCCACCCGAACGACCACGTCAACGCCTCGCAGTCCTCCAACGACGTCTTCCCGACGTCGGTCCATGTCGCCGCCACCTCGGCCCTGATCAACGACCTCGTCCCGGCCCTCGGCTACCTTGCCGAGTCGCTGGAGCGCAAGGCCGTGGAGTTCAAGGATGTGGTCAAGTCCGGCCGCACGCACCTGATGGACGCCACCCCGGTGACCCTGGGCCAGGAGTTCGGCGGCTACGCAGCGCAGGTCCGCTACGGCATTGAGCGCATTAATGCCTCGCTCCCGCGCGTGGCCGAGGTCCCCCTGGGCGGGACCGCTGTTGGGACCGGCATCAACACGCCGGCCGGATTCCCCGAGCGCGTCATCGAACTGCTGGCCACTGACACCGGGCTCCCCCTGACCGAGGCCCGCGACCACTTCGAGGCGCAGGCCAACCGCGACGGCCTCATCGAAGCCTCCAGCCAGCTGCGCAACATCGCGATCTCCTTCATGAAGATCAACAACGACCTCCGCTGGATGGGCTCCGGCCCCAACACGGGCCTGGGCGAAATCGCCATTCCGGACCTGCAGCCGGGATCCTCGATCATGCCGGGCAAGGTCAACCCGGTTATCTGTGAAGCGTCCATCATGGTCTGCGCCCAGGTCATTGGCAACGACACGGCGATCGCCTGGTCCGGCACCAACGGCGCCTTTGAACTGAACGTCGGCATCCCGGTCATGGCCGCCAACCTGCTGGAGTCCGTGCGCCTGCTGGCCAACACCAGCCGCGTCATGGCGGACAAGATGATCGACGGGATCACCGCCAACGTGGAGCGCGCCCGCTTCCTGGCCGAGGCGTCGCCGTCCATCGTCACCCCGCTGAACAAGTACATCGGCTACGAAAACGCAGCCAAGATCGCCAAGAAGGCCGTGGCCGAGGGCCTCACCATCCGCGAAACTGTGGTAGCCATGGGCTTCCTGGAGCGCGGCGAAGTCACCGAGGAACAGCTGGACACCGCCCTGGATGTTATGTCCATGACGCGTCCGCCGCACAAGGCATAGGTCCCCACCGCCTCCTTTGCTTCGCTCCGCTCAGCCAGGGAACCGTCGGCGACGGAGGCCCGCATACGACGGCGGCCGCCCACCTTCCCAGCGAAGGCAGGCGGCCGCTGGCGTTAAGGCTGCGGATAATTTGGGCAAGCCGTGGGGCCGCAAGTGCCCGTTCGTCCGGGAAGTTGCATCAGGCCGGGTCTGTTGTTTCCGGGTCAGGGCTCGAAGTGCGCGGCTTCAACCGGGGCGAGGGCCCGGCGGATGCTGGTGAGGTGGCCCGGCATCAGGTCGGGCAGTTCGTCCAGTCCGAACCACCCCACGGCCAGCGATTCGTCGTCGTTAACCCTTGCCGTACCGGACACGTAGCGGCAGCGGAACACAACGTCCAGGAATTCACAGACGTCGCCGTTCGGGTAGGTAACCGGGCCAACAGCGCCCACCGACACCACCTGCTCCGGTTCCGCCACTACCGCGGTTTCCTCGAAGATCTCACGCACGAGTCCCCGCGCCGGGTGTTCACCGGGCTCCAGCATTCCGGAGATGAGGGCCCATTGGCGATTATCAACACGCTGGGCCAGGAGTACGCGGCCCTGGCCATCCAGGACCACCCCACGGACGCCAGGGACCCACAACGGGTCATTGCCGATCTTGTTGCGGAGTCTGAGGATATAGTCAGGAGCTGGCATTCTGCCAGCCTAACTGATGTTCTCTGGCGCTTCAGGCATGCGGCTGGGATGTGGCAGGCCGAGTGGTGCCGCTCATCTAGAGGACGCGGTTCGGCCCCGAATCCGTTAGTTCAACGGTGCCGTGCTTGTTCGTCAGTACCAGCGATCCTCCGGCCAACTCCCAGCCAACCGATTCTTGGAAAAGTCCATGCGTCCATGATTCAAAGCCGCTCTCCGGTCCCAGGCAAGCCATGGCTGTCGAGATCGTGTTGCCAGGGACCAGCAGGCTTCCTTCCACGGACACCTCGACACTCAAATAGTTGCATGGAGTTTTCACTCCTATCGTCCAGGTTCCATTGATGAAAACCGACGACATCACCAGGGGCTGGGAGTGCAGCCATTCCAGCTCGCCTGTGCCATCCCGTCCGCTGACAGAGGTATACGTGCGGCAGCCGAAGGGCCCGCCTTCGCAGGTGGGACGCGGATTGTGTGAAGGCGTTTCCGTCGGGACAGGCAATGCCGCCTGGCCTGATTCGGCCGGCCGACTTGGTTCCGTGGGCCAATCAGGGGGCACCGGAACCTGCGAGGCGCTTCCAGTAAGCGGTCCCGTGGGTTCCGGGGCCTGAGCCCCTGGATTTGACGGGGGCGCTCCACCACAACCACACAAAACGAGTGTCACCACGATGACGCCTGCCACCCTGCTGAACAGGCGCGTCATTTTCATGGTCTCCCCCGAATTCGCCGGTTGGGCTTTGGATTTTGATTTCCTAGCCCAGTCTCCTCTGACGGCGGCTTGCGCGGGAGGGCAGGCATGTAACGGTAAGGCCTCGTTCTGACAGTTTGCCCGGGTGGGCAAGCTCAGGCCGGCAGCAGCATTGCTGCTGCCGCACCCGCAAGCATGAACGGGCCGAAGGGGATGGACGACTTCAACGTGCCGCGGCGTGCCGCCACGAGTGCCAGGCTCCAGAGGCCGCCCAGCAGGAAGGCCGCGAAGGTCCCGGCAAACACGTGCGCCCAGCCCAGGTAGCCAAGGTACATGCCCAGGACACCGGCGAGCTTGACGTCGCCGAATCCCATTCCGGGCGGATACGCCATCCGCAGGACGAAGTAGAAGGCCCAGAGCACCGCCCCTGCGGCCAGGATCCGGAGGGCAGGAACGCCCAGAAACCCGGCAGCGCCTTCCGGTATCGCTTGGAAGACGGCAGGGCCCGCAGCGAACTGCACAATGGCGGCCGTCAGCAGCAGGACACCGGCCACTGCGTAGGAAGGGAAAACGATCCGGTTGGGCAGGAGATGGTGGCGGACATCGATGACCGTGAGCCGGACCGCCATCACAGCAAAATAGGCACACGCGGCCAGCACCAGCCAAAAAGCCAGCGGGGTGGCATCCCAAAGTTCATCCAGACGTCGGATCATTCCTCGGATGCTACTGGATTTATCCTCCGTCCGCAGAGCCCGCGCGTAAACTGTGGATATGGCGACATGGGACACCAGGCACCGGCCCGATCCGGACAGTGGCGCCGCGTCCGCTGACCTGACCACCATGTTCCGGAACCTCAGCAGGTCTTCACCCTGGAAGTGGCAGTCCCTGCGGTTTGAATACTGGGATGAGCCATTCGCTGAAGCGCCCGATCCCGCAGCGCCCCTGGTCCGGGCCTGGCTGCGCCGTCCCGGGGCGCTACGGCTCGAAACCGCCGATGGACTCATCCTGCATAGCACCACCGGGATCAATGACTCCAAGGACGGGTTCTACGTCAGCGCCACCCGGAAGTCGTGGCTGCTTCCGCCGCACCTGGTAGCGCCCGTCTACGACGACGCGGGCCTCGTCAGGCGCCGCCCCGAGGCTGCCTACGGGGAACCGGGCTTTGGCAACGGGCGTTTCTCTGCGGCCCTCGACCCTGTGGAGCTCGCAGGGAACGCGCCCGTTCCGCTGGAATTCCCGGGCAGCAATGCAGTGGAGGTCAACGGCGTCCGCCGCGTTGACCACGACGGAAGGCCGGCACTTGAGGCAGTGGTCACCCCTACCGCGACCTACCATCCTGCAGATCCTGCCGCTCCGCTCTGCCTGCCGGGAAGCACCCGGGTTCGGCTGGACCTTGGCACCGGTATCTGCCTGTCCAGCCAGTCACTCGTGCCGGCAACGCAGGACTACGGGCACTGGCTTCGGATCATCGCCGTGGACGAGTACATGCTGGATGACCTGTTCCTGGCTGAATCGATGAACCTTACCGACGTCCGACGGCACATCAGCTGGGACATATCTGCCTGATCGGCGGCTGCGACACGCCCGGCTCCCGGACGTGGGCTAGGCTTCCCTGATGACCGAGCTGACTTCCCTCTGGCCCCTCTTCGACCTCTCCCTGACCACACCCCGGCTGGTCCTGCGGCCCATCACCGATAGTGACATCCCGGCTGCTGTGGCAGCAGCCCGGAGCGGAGTCCACGATCCAGCACGGAACCCCTTCAGCACACCCTGGACGGAGCTCCCCGCAGAGGAGCTGGGGCCGAACATGGCGAGGTGGTATTGGCGCTGCCGGGGTGAATTCACACCCGAAAAATGGACCCTGCTCCTGGGCATCTGGCATGAGGGCGAGTTCATCGGCTGCCAGGACGTCGGAGCCACGGATTTCGGCACCCTGAAAACCGTCTCAACAGGCTCCTGGCTCAAGCAGTCCGTCCACGGCCGGGGACTCGGCAAGGAGATGCGGGCCGCCGTCGCTCTTTACGCCTTCGACTGGCTCAAAGCAGAAGTTGCCGAATCAGAAGCCGCCACCTGGAACGAAGCCTCCCTGGGCGTGTCCCGCTCCCTGGGCTACGAGTTCAACGGCGTCACCCGGCACTCCTGGGGCGACAAAGTAACGGACGTCCAGAAAGTCCGCCTCACCCCGGAATCCTTCAAGCGCCCGGACTGGACCTTGGAAGTTAGAGGCCACGAAGCAGCAGCCAAATTCCTGGGCATCAACTGAGAACGGCGGGCCCCGGGCCTTCTCCTAGGAGCGCATCGCGGCGCATCGGGTCCAGAAGGTCGCCCAGCGACCGAAGGGCCCCTATGCGTCGTGTCTAAGCGACGGAGAAGGGCCGTGGCCCGACGAACCGGACCACGGCCCTCGCGAACCGGAACGTAGGGCTAGATCTCCGCCCCTTCGAGCAGTTCCGTCACCAGAGCGGCGATGGGTGAGCGTTCGGAGCGGGTCAGGGTGATGTGGCCGAAGAGCGGGTGTCCTTTCAGCGTTTCGACGACGGCGGCGACGCCGTCGTGCCGTCCGACGCGCAGGTTGTCGCGCTGGGCGACGTCGTGCGTGAGGACAATCTTGGAGTTCTGGCCGATGCGGCTCATCACGGTGAGGAGCACGTTCTTCTCGAGCGACTGGGCCTCGTCAACGATCACAAAGGCGTCGTGCAGGGAACGTCCGCGGATGTGGGTCAGCGGCATGACTTCCAGCATGCCCCGGTCCATGACCTCCTCCACGACTTCCTGGCTGACCAGTGCGCCCAGGGTATCGAAGACCGCCTGCGCCCACGGGTTCATTTTTTCCGATTCGGAGCCGGGAAGGTATCCAAGTTCCTGACCGCCCACGGCGTAAAGGGGCCGGAACACAATCACCTTCCGGTGTTCGCGGCGCTCCAGCACGGCTTCCAGCCCGGCGCACAGAGCCAGGGCGGATTTGCCTGTCCCTGCCCGGCCGCCGATGGAAACGATGCCCACGGCAGGGTCCATCAGCATGTCGATTGCGAGCCGCTGCTCGGCGGAGCGTCCGTGCAGCCCGAAGACGTCGCGGTCGCCCTTGACGAGCCGGACCTGTTTGTCCGTTCCAACCCGGCCCAAAGCAGATCCCCTGTTGGAGAGGAGCACCAGCCCGGTGTTCACGGGCATCTCCGCGGCGGCGGGGATGAACACCGGCTCGTGGCCGTAGAGCGTGGAGATCTCGTCCTCGCTGGCCTCCACCTCAGCGATTCCCGTCCAGCCGGAGTCCTTGACCAGTTCGTTGCGGTACTCGTCGGCGGTGAGCCCCATGGCGGACGCCTTCACCCGCATCGGCAGATCCTTCGAAACGACGGTGACGTTCCGTCCTTCGTTCGCGAGGTTCTTGGCCACCGCCAGGATCCTGCTGTCGTTGTCTCCGCTGCGGAACCCCAGCGGAAGCACCTCCGCGGAAACGTGGTTCAGCTCCACCGTGAGGGTGCCGCCGTCGTCGCCAATTGGTATAGGCCGGTTGAGGCCGCCGTGTTTAACCCTGAGGTCATCGAGGAGCCTGAGTGCCTTGCGGGCAAAGTAGCCGAGTTCGGGGTCGTGCCGTTTCGCCTCCAGCTCGCTGATGACAACAATCGGGACGATGACGTCATGCTCGGCGAAACGCAGCAGGGCCCGGGGGTCCGAGAGCAGGACAGAGGTGTCAATCACGAAGCTGTGAATGGTGGCTTCCCTTCCGGAGACAGCAAAACCGGCCGCAGCTTGTTCATCTGCCGGACCGGTCTTTGAGGTAGCTCGCGTGGCGCGAGAGGTAGCTTTCTGTCCCTCGTCAAAAACGACTTCGGGCAGTTGTTCAGAAATAGCCACATCGACTCCAGCCCCGGGCGCGCCCGGAATTGTTATTGGTGAGGCGGCTCGGCCTGAAGGCCGGACTCGGCCCCCCATACAACCGGTGCGAAAATTCGCTCCATGTACTGGCCTCCCCGATCAGCCGGCGGTTTTGCCTGCTGATGGATACAACGTTAATCCACCGCCGCTAATTTCCAATTCCCTCACTCGGCGATTCCTGTTGCAACCGTGTGAACTCCTGATGAATGCAGCCGCGTCAGGCGCCGAAGCGGCGCTGCCGGCCGGCGTAGTCGCGTAGGGCGCGGAGGAAGTCCACTTTGCGGAAGGCAGGCCACAGGGCTTCGCAGAAGTAGAACTCGCTGTAGGCGCTCTGCCACATCAAAAACCCGGAGAGCCGCTGCTCACCGGAGGTCCTGATCACCAGGTCCGGATCCGGCTGGCCCCTGGTGTACAGAAAGCGGGAGATGTCGTCCACGCTCAGGTTGTCCGCCAGCCTGGTGATGTCCGCTCCCTTGGCGACCGCATCATGGAGCAGCTCGCGCACGGCATCCACGATCTCGCGGCGTCCGCCGTACCCCACCGCCACATTGACATGGATTTTTTCGCGCGCCGGAGTGCGGGCCGTCAGCTTGTTGAGCCGCTCAGCCAGATAATCCGGGAGCAATTCGGGGGCACCCATGGCATGGACGGAAATATTAGCGTCCTCGTCCAGCCGGTCCAGCGTATTGGCGATGATCCCCATCAGGAGGTCAAGTTCCTCACTGGAGCGGTTCATGTTGTCCGTGGACAGCATGTACAGCGTGACCACCTTGACGCCGAGTTCCTGGCACCAGCCCAGGAACTCATGGATCTTGTCCGCGCCGGCCTGGTGGCCCTGGCTGGTGGGGGCATTGAACTGCTTGGCCCAGCGCCGGTTGCCGTCAACCATAACGCCGATGTGCCCGGGGATGCGGTCTCCGGCGAGGCTCCTGAGCAGCCTGCGCTCATAAAAGCCATAGAGGAACCCGGACAATTCCACGCGGAGACTCACCTGACTTCCTTGCTGAACGACGGCATGCACATCCTAGGCTACCGTCCGCAGCCGTGAGGATCGCGCCGCCGAGCCCCTGGCGCTGGACGCAAACCGGTTACCCATAAGTAACTTGCTGGTACGCAGGTTATTGTGGAGGCATGACCAGCGAGACCCCGGACGGCCCCCGCGGACCTGAAACGGAGCCCGGACCGAGCGCTGTGGATGATGCCGCCGTCCGCCTGGCCGAACTCCTGACGATCAAGCCCAAATGGCGTGGCTGGATCCACACCGTCACGGCGCCGCTGGTACTCCTGGCCGGGATCGTCCTGGTGGCGCTGGCCCCTACCGCCGACCGGAAAATCACCTCAGCCATCTACGCTGCCACAGGCGTCCTGCTCTTCGGCATCAGCGCCATCTATCACCGTGGCAACTGGTCCCCGGGCGTGAAGATCGTCCTGAAACGCCTGGACCACACCAACATCATGCTGGTCATCGCGGGCAGCTACACACCCCTGGCCTGGTCACTGCTCGAGCGGCCCAAAGCAGTCCTGCTGCTCTGGGTCATCTGGTCCGGCGCGATTCTCGGGGTCCTCTTCCGGCTCCTGTGGACACACGCCCCGCGCTGGCTGTATGTGCCCATCTACATAGCCCTGGGCTGCGGCGCGCTGTTCTATCTGCCGGAATTCTTTGCGGCCAGCGTCGCATCGGCCGTCCTGATCTGTTTGGGCGGGGTCCTGTACATCACCGGCGCGGTGTTCTACGCCCTCAGGAAGCCGAACTTCAGCTACCAACACTTCGGCTTCCACGAGCTCTTCCACGCCCTCACCGTGCTTGCCTTCAGCGCGCACTTTCTGGCGATCGCCATAGCCGTCCTCAGCTGACGTACCGCTTTCCGCAGGTTCGCCGGCAGCCCGCAGGCCCGGTTGAAGCGGAGTGCCTCATCCGGTCATCGCCTGCAGCCGCTTCCGAAGATCCTCCGGCGTGCCGACGGGCAGATCACACACCATGTTCCGGCACAGGTACACCAGCGGGGAACCATCGCGTGCCGGAGGCCTCCCCTTCAGCAGGGGTACGCCTGCGTCCCCGGAAGGTGCGCCCGACGGCGGCACTGAAGGGACGCCGTCGTCCTCCACTGCGATCACCAGCCCCGGGCTGGCGGACTTCAGCAGTTCCCGGTGCAGGGCAGTCCTTTCAGGACTCTCCGGCCCGACGACGGCGGCCTCCACCGGCCCTGCGAGGGCGGCCTGGGCGGTCGCCAGCAGCCAGCCGGCCACGCGGGGGGCCCGCCCTGCGAGGGGAGGGAGGAGCGAGAGCACATGTGAGGCCATCCCGCGGTGTTCTGCAGACCCCGAGAGCGCCGCATAGCTCAGCAGGACCCCGGCAAAGGCAGCGGCACCACTCGGTGTGGCGTTATCAAAGGGATCGAGGCCGGACTGCCCTCCCTGCGCGGAACGGACCTGTCCGGAGCCGCCGGACGAGTCCACCAGCCGGCCTGCCACTACGAAGCGGCGGCAGGCCGCCTGCACCAGCTGTTCGGCGAAGCCATACCAACGGGTCCTGCCGGTGACCGCGTAAAGGGCGAACAGCCCTTCGGCGCAGAAGGCGTAATCCTCCAGGAGCCCGCCGATCCCGCGTGCAGTCCCGGCGTGTGAAACGCGTATCAGCGCGGGCGGACTGTCCTCCGGATCTTCCGGATCCCCCGGCTTCCCAGCTGCCGCGCTTCCCCCGGCCTTCCAGTGAACCCGTTGCAGATATGCGGCAATGGCCTCAGCGGCGGCCAGGAAATCGTCACGGCCAAGCACGGCACCAGCTTCCGCGAGGGCTGCGACGGCCAGCCCGTTCCACCCTGCCACGATCTTCTCGTCCCGCTCCGGCTGCGGCCGCAGCCTCCTTGCGGCCAGCAGTGCAGGCCTGGCGTGGGCCCACAGTTCCGCTTCTGCGGCGTCCAGGGTCCTCGCGGGGTGGAGCGGCGAGCCGAAGCCGGACACGGTTCCTTCCGGGCCCACGTTCATCATCCGGGCAACCGCAGCCCCGGTGTCAGCGCCAAGCGCGTCCTGGAGCCCGCTGATTGTCCACAGGTAACTGGCACCTTCATGGTGTTCACCGTCCACCACAGAATCTGCGTCGAGCGAGGATGCCAGGGCTTCGGGCTGATGCTCCGTGGAAGGATCCGTCGCGTCCGCCCCAGCAAGGCCCAGTGATCCGAGCATCCATCCGGCGGTTCGGGCAGCAACCTCGGCGGCCTCCGCCGCCGAAAAGACATCGTTTCCGCCGAGCCGCACCCAGTGCACGTAGACGCGCAGCAACTGGGCGTTGTCATAGAGCATCTTCTCAAAATGCGGAACGGACCAGTCGCGCGTGACGGAATACCGGGCAAAGCCGCCGTCCAGCTGGTCAAACAGTGCTGACCGCGCCATCGCCGCCAGCGTCCGGCCCGCCATGTCTCGGGCCGCCTCTGCGGTCACTGAGCCGGCGGTGGCGGCAGCGGCGTGCCTGATGAGGAACTCAAGCACAGCCGACGGCGGGAATTTCGGGGCGGCCCCGAAGCCGCCGTCGGCCTGGTCTTCTGAGCGTGCCAAGGACGCGACGGCAAGAGGCAGGAGGCCGGGATCAAAGAGCGGAGCGGGACCGGCCACCGTGACAGCCGCGGTCAGCTGCGCCTCGCCCATGCTTTCTGCCAGGCCGCGGGCATTCTGCTCGACGGCGTCGCGGCGTTCCTGCCACGCTTCCCGGACTGCTTCCAGGACCTGGCGGAAGGACGGCCTGCCCGGCATCGGGCGGGGAGGAAAGTACGTTCCTGCGTGGAACGCCCGGCCATCGGGGGTAAGGAAGACGGACATAGGCCAGCCACCCTCGCCGCTGATGGCCTGCGTAGCCGCCATGTAGGCGGCATCCACGTCCGGGCGCTCTTCCCGGTCCACCTTGATCGCCACGAAGTGGGCATTCAGGTAGTCGGCGGTTTCCTGGTCCTCGAAGGATTCATGGGCCATGACGTGGCACCAGTGGCAGGCCGCGTAGCCGATGGAGAGGAAAACCGGGGCGTCGCGGGCGGCGGCGACAGCGAAGGCTTCATCGCCGAACGGCTGCCAGTGGACTGGATTGTTGGCGTGCTGGCGGAGGTAGGCCGAAGGCTCCCGCCCCAGGAGGTTCTGCATCCCGCGGGGGTCTTCGCCTGAACGGGCGCCGGCGTCAGCGTTCTGGCCGGCCTGCATCGCCGTTCGATTCCGGCTGGGCCGGTTCAGCATGGCCGTAG from Arthrobacter pascens includes:
- a CDS encoding PhoH family protein; this encodes MAISEQLPEVVFDEGQKATSRATRATSKTGPADEQAAAGFAVSGREATIHSFVIDTSVLLSDPRALLRFAEHDVIVPIVVISELEAKRHDPELGYFARKALRLLDDLRVKHGGLNRPIPIGDDGGTLTVELNHVSAEVLPLGFRSGDNDSRILAVAKNLANEGRNVTVVSKDLPMRVKASAMGLTADEYRNELVKDSGWTGIAEVEASEDEISTLYGHEPVFIPAAAEMPVNTGLVLLSNRGSALGRVGTDKQVRLVKGDRDVFGLHGRSAEQRLAIDMLMDPAVGIVSIGGRAGTGKSALALCAGLEAVLERREHRKVIVFRPLYAVGGQELGYLPGSESEKMNPWAQAVFDTLGALVSQEVVEEVMDRGMLEVMPLTHIRGRSLHDAFVIVDEAQSLEKNVLLTVMSRIGQNSKIVLTHDVAQRDNLRVGRHDGVAAVVETLKGHPLFGHITLTRSERSPIAALVTELLEGAEI
- a CDS encoding isoprenyl transferase, whose amino-acid sequence is MELSGFLYGFYERRLLRSLAGDRIPGHIGVMVDGNRRWAKQFNAPTSQGHQAGADKIHEFLGWCQELGVKVVTLYMLSTDNMNRSSEELDLLMGIIANTLDRLDEDANISVHAMGAPELLPDYLAERLNKLTARTPAREKIHVNVAVGYGGRREIVDAVRELLHDAVAKGADITRLADNLSVDDISRFLYTRGQPDPDLVIRTSGEQRLSGFLMWQSAYSEFYFCEALWPAFRKVDFLRALRDYAGRQRRFGA
- the trhA gene encoding PAQR family membrane homeostasis protein TrhA; translated protein: MTSETPDGPRGPETEPGPSAVDDAAVRLAELLTIKPKWRGWIHTVTAPLVLLAGIVLVALAPTADRKITSAIYAATGVLLFGISAIYHRGNWSPGVKIVLKRLDHTNIMLVIAGSYTPLAWSLLERPKAVLLLWVIWSGAILGVLFRLLWTHAPRWLYVPIYIALGCGALFYLPEFFAASVASAVLICLGGVLYITGAVFYALRKPNFSYQHFGFHELFHALTVLAFSAHFLAIAIAVLS
- a CDS encoding thioredoxin domain-containing protein → MQAGQNADAGARSGEDPRGMQNLLGREPSAYLRQHANNPVHWQPFGDEAFAVAAARDAPVFLSIGYAACHWCHVMAHESFEDQETADYLNAHFVAIKVDREERPDVDAAYMAATQAISGEGGWPMSVFLTPDGRAFHAGTYFPPRPMPGRPSFRQVLEAVREAWQERRDAVEQNARGLAESMGEAQLTAAVTVAGPAPLFDPGLLPLAVASLARSEDQADGGFGAAPKFPPSAVLEFLIRHAAAATAGSVTAEAARDMAGRTLAAMARSALFDQLDGGFARYSVTRDWSVPHFEKMLYDNAQLLRVYVHWVRLGGNDVFSAAEAAEVAARTAGWMLGSLGLAGADATDPSTEHQPEALASSLDADSVVDGEHHEGASYLWTISGLQDALGADTGAAVARMMNVGPEGTVSGFGSPLHPARTLDAAEAELWAHARPALLAARRLRPQPERDEKIVAGWNGLAVAALAEAGAVLGRDDFLAAAEAIAAYLQRVHWKAGGSAAAGKPGDPEDPEDSPPALIRVSHAGTARGIGGLLEDYAFCAEGLFALYAVTGRTRWYGFAEQLVQAACRRFVVAGRLVDSSGGSGQVRSAQGGQSGLDPFDNATPSGAAAFAGVLLSYAALSGSAEHRGMASHVLSLLPPLAGRAPRVAGWLLATAQAALAGPVEAAVVGPESPERTALHRELLKSASPGLVIAVEDDGVPSVPPSGAPSGDAGVPLLKGRPPARDGSPLVYLCRNMVCDLPVGTPEDLRKRLQAMTG